The proteins below come from a single Beutenbergia cavernae DSM 12333 genomic window:
- the sucC gene encoding ADP-forming succinate--CoA ligase subunit beta, whose translation MDLFEYQARDVFEKHGVPVLGGIVATTVDEARAAAETLTSGAGSVVVVKAQVKTGGRGKAGGVKLARSPEEAAEAAEQILGMDIKGHTVHRVMIAEGASIAEEYYFSVLLDRANRSYLAMASVEGGVEIEQLAVERPEALARVAVDPLVGIDAAKAAEIVAAAGFADDVAGAVADVIQKLWTVYDAEDATLVEVNPLVRTTDGRVIALDGKVTLDDNAEFRHPEHAELEDAASADPLEAKAKAHDLNYVKLDGEVGIIGNGAGLVMSTLDVVAYAGERHGGVKPANFLDIGGGASAAVMAAGLDVILGDPQVKSVFVNVFGGITACDEVARGIVQALEILGDKENKPLVVRLDGNAVEEGRAILAEANHPLVTLAETMDGGADAAAAAAHSAVTA comes from the coding sequence GTGGACCTGTTCGAGTACCAGGCACGGGACGTGTTCGAGAAGCACGGTGTCCCCGTGCTCGGCGGCATCGTCGCCACGACGGTCGACGAGGCGCGGGCGGCGGCCGAGACGCTGACGAGCGGCGCCGGTTCTGTCGTGGTCGTCAAGGCCCAGGTGAAGACCGGGGGCCGTGGCAAGGCGGGTGGCGTCAAGCTGGCGCGTTCGCCCGAGGAGGCCGCCGAGGCCGCCGAGCAGATCCTCGGGATGGACATCAAGGGGCACACGGTGCACCGCGTGATGATCGCCGAGGGTGCGAGCATCGCCGAGGAGTACTACTTCTCCGTGCTGCTCGACCGCGCGAACCGCAGCTATCTCGCCATGGCGAGCGTCGAGGGCGGCGTGGAGATCGAGCAGCTCGCCGTCGAGCGTCCGGAGGCGCTGGCGCGCGTCGCCGTCGACCCGCTCGTCGGCATCGACGCCGCCAAGGCGGCGGAGATCGTGGCCGCGGCGGGCTTCGCCGACGACGTCGCGGGCGCCGTCGCCGACGTGATCCAGAAGCTGTGGACCGTCTACGACGCCGAGGACGCGACGCTCGTCGAGGTCAACCCGCTCGTGCGGACGACCGACGGCCGGGTCATCGCCCTCGACGGCAAGGTGACGCTCGACGACAACGCCGAGTTCCGGCACCCGGAGCACGCGGAGCTCGAGGACGCCGCCTCCGCGGACCCGCTCGAGGCCAAGGCGAAGGCGCACGACCTCAACTACGTCAAGCTCGACGGTGAGGTCGGCATCATCGGCAACGGCGCGGGCCTCGTCATGAGCACGCTCGACGTCGTCGCGTACGCGGGGGAGCGGCACGGCGGCGTCAAGCCCGCCAACTTCCTGGACATCGGCGGCGGCGCCTCGGCGGCCGTGATGGCCGCCGGTCTCGACGTCATCCTCGGCGACCCGCAGGTCAAGAGCGTGTTCGTCAACGTGTTCGGCGGGATCACCGCGTGCGACGAGGTCGCCCGTGGCATCGTGCAGGCGCTGGAGATCCTCGGCGACAAGGAGAACAAGCCCCTCGTCGTGCGGCTGGACGGCAACGCCGTCGAGGAGGGCCGGGCGATCCTCGCCGAGGCGAACCACCCGCTGGTGACGCTCGCCGAGACCATGGACGGCGGGGCCGACGCTGCCGCCGCCGCGGCCCACTCCGCCGTCACCGCCTGA
- a CDS encoding acyltransferase family protein, translating to MSTTLTRARPEPAAPSPGRSGRTTTAPHAPSRPSSSRIRGLDGLRALAVLAVLVYHTWPQALPGGFLGVDVFFVVSGFLITTLLLREVRDAGRLDLRRFWARRARRLLPALATVVVTGVLLARLVEPDLLVGIGRQVLGAATFSSNWLAVAAEASYFDQTAPQLFATFWSLAIEEQFYLIWPVALAVLLAVVRTWRARVAVAGAAALASAVAMAVLYAPGADPTRVYYGTDTHVVGLLLGVGAAFWLSGRAGRGLPLPLRRLAPVAVVALVALMALLHSDAAFTYRGGILLASVLALLAVLGCAAGRGPYVRVLESRPLVWVGERSYGIYLWHWPLLLVVAAAADAPPRSPSWWATTALALAATFGLAAASYRWVEAPVRRDGFRATLARVATASRRPAPRLAAALVSLAVVCAMVATATAPRSSGAQQSVEAGLAAIADSSASSPDGDAAADPGTDVPPDAAPSAGTPPDAAPEAPPPVTGEQISAFGDSVLSGAAPAVLTRFPGIALDAEPIRKWLDAPALVQAALDAGTLRDVVVLNFGTNGGFQFDGSEDAMRQVLDLIGPERRVVLVNTVGVSYWVPDANALLAAIAADYPNVVVADWHAAVADRPELLHSDRTHPTMAGTEVYADVVQAALAELGPPPQG from the coding sequence CCGGGGCGGTCGGGGCGCACGACGACGGCGCCGCACGCTCCGAGCCGGCCGTCGTCGTCCCGGATCCGGGGTCTCGACGGGCTGCGCGCTCTCGCCGTGCTCGCCGTGCTCGTCTATCACACGTGGCCGCAGGCCCTGCCTGGCGGCTTTCTCGGCGTGGACGTGTTCTTCGTCGTGAGCGGGTTCCTCATCACGACCCTCCTGCTCCGGGAGGTGCGGGACGCGGGTCGCCTCGACCTGCGCCGGTTCTGGGCGCGCCGGGCGCGGCGGCTGCTGCCCGCTCTCGCGACGGTCGTCGTGACGGGGGTGCTGCTCGCACGTCTCGTCGAGCCCGATCTGCTCGTCGGCATCGGGCGGCAGGTGCTCGGCGCCGCGACCTTCTCGAGCAACTGGCTCGCCGTCGCCGCGGAGGCGAGCTACTTCGACCAGACCGCGCCGCAGCTGTTCGCGACGTTCTGGTCGCTGGCCATCGAGGAGCAGTTCTACCTGATCTGGCCGGTGGCGCTCGCCGTCCTGCTCGCGGTGGTCCGGACCTGGCGCGCCCGGGTGGCCGTGGCCGGCGCCGCGGCGCTCGCGTCGGCCGTGGCGATGGCGGTGCTCTACGCGCCGGGCGCCGACCCGACACGCGTGTACTACGGCACGGACACCCACGTCGTGGGTCTGCTCCTCGGCGTCGGCGCCGCGTTCTGGCTCTCCGGACGCGCGGGGCGTGGCCTCCCGCTGCCGTTGCGCCGGCTCGCGCCCGTGGCCGTCGTCGCCCTCGTCGCGCTCATGGCGCTCCTGCACAGCGACGCGGCGTTCACCTACCGCGGCGGCATCCTGCTCGCCTCCGTGCTCGCGCTGCTCGCCGTGCTCGGCTGCGCCGCCGGTCGCGGACCGTACGTGCGCGTGCTCGAGTCCCGACCTCTCGTGTGGGTGGGTGAGCGCTCCTACGGGATCTACCTGTGGCACTGGCCGCTGCTCCTCGTGGTCGCGGCGGCCGCGGACGCGCCCCCGCGTTCGCCTTCCTGGTGGGCGACGACGGCGCTCGCCCTGGCTGCCACGTTCGGGCTCGCCGCGGCGTCGTACCGGTGGGTCGAGGCGCCCGTGCGGCGCGACGGGTTTCGCGCGACTCTCGCCAGGGTCGCCACCGCCTCGCGCCGCCCCGCCCCGCGGCTCGCGGCGGCCCTCGTGTCGCTCGCCGTCGTCTGCGCGATGGTGGCGACGGCGACGGCGCCCCGCTCCTCGGGCGCTCAGCAGTCCGTGGAGGCGGGTCTCGCCGCGATCGCCGACTCCTCCGCTTCGTCTCCCGACGGCGACGCCGCCGCCGACCCCGGCACGGACGTCCCGCCGGATGCCGCGCCGTCAGCGGGCACGCCACCCGACGCCGCGCCCGAGGCGCCGCCGCCGGTCACCGGCGAGCAGATCAGCGCCTTCGGCGACTCGGTGCTGTCCGGCGCCGCGCCGGCCGTCCTCACCAGGTTCCCGGGGATCGCCCTGGACGCCGAGCCGATCCGCAAGTGGCTCGACGCCCCCGCGCTCGTGCAGGCGGCGCTCGACGCCGGAACCCTGCGGGACGTCGTCGTGCTGAACTTCGGCACGAACGGGGGGTTCCAGTTCGACGGGTCCGAGGACGCGATGCGCCAGGTGCTCGACCTCATCGGGCCCGAGCGCCGCGTCGTGCTCGTGAACACGGTCGGCGTCAGCTACTGGGTGCCTGACGCGAACGCACTCCTGGCGGCGATCGCCGCTGACTACCCGAACGTCGTCGTCGCCGACTGGCACGCCGCCGTCGCCGACCGACCGGAGCTGCTCCACTCCGACCGCACGCACCCGACGATGGCCGGGACCGAGGTGTACGCCGACGTCGTCCAGGCGGCACTGGCCGAGCTCGGGCCGCCGCCGCAGGGCTGA
- a CDS encoding Clp protease N-terminal domain-containing protein: MFERFTDPARAAVVHAQERARAMRAPRVGSEHLLLGVADTGGAGGAALRTAGLDTPRLAELAAGAAEDDLDPEALATLGIDLDAVRARTDALFGSGALERAGSRRPRGGHIPFEQETKKALELALREAIRLRQRHIDTGHLLLGILRADCTGRRVLQRAGADVDDLRAITVTAIAEAAA; the protein is encoded by the coding sequence ATGTTCGAGAGGTTCACGGACCCGGCGCGGGCCGCCGTCGTCCACGCCCAGGAGCGTGCCCGCGCGATGCGGGCGCCGCGGGTCGGGTCGGAGCACCTGCTCCTCGGAGTCGCCGACACCGGCGGCGCCGGCGGCGCGGCCCTGCGCACCGCCGGGCTCGACACCCCGCGTCTCGCGGAGCTCGCTGCCGGAGCCGCCGAGGACGACCTCGACCCCGAGGCTCTCGCCACCCTCGGGATCGACCTCGATGCCGTGCGGGCGCGCACCGACGCCCTCTTCGGATCCGGTGCGCTCGAGCGCGCCGGATCACGGCGCCCGCGCGGCGGGCACATCCCGTTCGAGCAAGAGACGAAGAAGGCCCTCGAGCTCGCCCTGCGGGAGGCCATCCGGCTGCGCCAGCGGCACATCGACACGGGGCACCTGCTCCTCGGGATCCTGCGCGCCGACTGCACCGGCCGCCGCGTGCTGCAGCGTGCAGGCGCGGACGTCGACGACCTCCGCGCGATCACCGTGACGGCGATCGCCGAGGCGGCGGCCTGA